The bacterium BMS3Abin14 genome contains the following window.
GGATTTTGATGGCAGGGTTGGTGGACCGTGCGTTTTCGATGACGGATTCCATTGAAAAATCGGTGAATGGCAGGAGATCGGTTTTGTTTATTACCATGAGATCGGACGTATGGAACATGGCGGGGTATTTCAGCGGTTTATCGTCGCCCTCGGTGACGCTGATGATGGCCACTCTTGCCCCTTCCCCAAGGTCGAAGGCGGAAGGGCACACGAGGTTTCCCACATTTTCGATAAAGAGCAGGTCCAGGCCATTCAGGTCGAAATGGTCGAGGGCGTCCCGGACCATAGCCGCTTCCAGGTGACATGCGCCTCCGGTGTTGATCTGGTGGACCGGGACCCCGGTCACGGCGATGCGCCGGGCGTCGTTTGCAGTCTGGATATCACCCTCAATGACGCCGATGGAAAGTTTATCGGACAAAGGTTCAAGACTTTTTTCCAGGAGAGAGGTCTTTCCGGACCCCGGGGAACTGACCATGTTGATGACGGACACACCGGCGAACCGGAAACGCTCCCGGACCTGGTCCGCAACGTGGTCGTTTCTGGTGAGGATCTTTTTCTCAAGCTTTATGGGATCCATGAAACCCTGTTTTGCCTCCTCCCTCGCGCGTTTTTTCACGTTGGACGTTCTTTATTCTACCTCAAAATCAATTATGTTCAACTCGTCGCCCTCAAGCAGCTCAGTATCAAGGCCTCCGCAGGAGGGACAGCGAAGGAGGCGCCCCTCCCCCTCGAATTCATCGTCGCACGGCCCGCATCGAATCCTCACGGGAACCCTCACGATTGTGAGCTCCGCGTGTCTGGTCACCATCTTTTCGCCTCGAACCGCCTCGAAACAGAACCTCAGACTGTCCGTCTCAACCCCTGACAGGTCCCCTATTCTGAGACGGATGTCCGTTACCTGTCCGGCGCCGTGGTTTTGCGCCTCCCTTTCCACAATATCCAGAATCTCCATGGCGATGGAAAGTTCGTGCACGATGGTTGTCTCCAGGGGAAATCAGGCGGGAACCGGCGCCCGGTGATCGGGGCCGGGTTTAATGAACGGAGCTTTCAGGTAATGGCTGTATTTGGCGGGGTCGACCCCTGCAGCCTCGATGACCAACTCCATGATTTTCGGCAGTTTCTCCTGTACCGGCGGCGACAGCTCCATGGACATGGACACCTCGGCCGGCTCGATGCCTATGATGGTGGTACGCGGCGGATCCCGAAAAGCCCCCGTCAGGGATATGACCTCCTCGATGCTGACCTGGTGCACCGATGTCTTGTAGACGTCCGGGAAATGTCGGTAATCGTCGATATCGAAGCGATATATGGAAGCAGGCGCACCGCCGCCTTTAACACAATCGACGACGATGAGCCTGTCGGTTTCAAGAATGAGGTTGAAAAGACCAAAGCCGTCAGTGCCCCCCTCAACGACATCGATGTAATCGGGGAATGGACACTCCATGAGGTTCACAGCAACATGAACGCCAACCCCCTCGTCCCGCAGGAGGAGGTTTCCGACCCCGAGGATCATTGTTTTTGCCTGGCTATCTGTTCCTTCCATCTCTTTTCCGGTTGGCCGCCATCCCGGACCGGGATGTCAGACGGCCTCCCCGGGCTGCGGTGATTCCTCCGTTTCTATTCCCAGGAACATGAGCTTGAACGATCTGAAATCCTCGAACAGCACCAGGTAGATATGGACCATCGTGGTGACTATAAAAACCCACATGGTCAGGTAGTGGATCATGTGCACGTTGGCAAGTCCGCCCATG
Protein-coding sequences here:
- the hypA gene encoding hydrogenase/urease nickel incorporation protein HypA — encoded protein: MHELSIAMEILDIVEREAQNHGAGQVTDIRLRIGDLSGVETDSLRFCFEAVRGEKMVTRHAELTIVRVPVRIRCGPCDDEFEGEGRLLRCPSCGGLDTELLEGDELNIIDFEVE
- the hypB gene encoding hydrogenase isoenzymes nickel incorporation protein HypB, which produces MDPIKLEKKILTRNDHVADQVRERFRFAGVSVINMVSSPGSGKTSLLEKSLEPLSDKLSIGVIEGDIQTANDARRIAVTGVPVHQINTGGACHLEAAMVRDALDHFDLNGLDLLFIENVGNLVCPSAFDLGEGARVAIISVTEGDDKPLKYPAMFHTSDLMVINKTDLLPFTDFSMESVIENARSTNPAIKILRTSCRTGEGLEGWMEFVRSFAAL
- the hybD gene encoding hydrogenase 2 maturation protease → MILGVGNLLLRDEGVGVHVAVNLMECPFPDYIDVVEGGTDGFGLFNLILETDRLIVVDCVKGGGAPASIYRFDIDDYRHFPDVYKTSVHQVSIEEVISLTGAFRDPPRTTIIGIEPAEVSMSMELSPPVQEKLPKIMELVIEAAGVDPAKYSHYLKAPFIKPGPDHRAPVPA